The sequence GAAGTAGAACACGGTGCCGCCCGGTGCGGCCGCCTCGATCGCGTGGCCGAGCGTGGCGACCTGGTGGCCGACGGCCTCGATCACGACGTCGGGCCGGTCGCCGGGCGTGAGGTGGCTGACCCACCGGTCACTGGTGGCGCGCACGATGGTGTCGACACCGAACTGCTGGCCGATGCCGTCCCGGTCGACGGGGTCGATGCCGGTCACCCGGCGTGCTCCGAAAGCCTTTGCCACATAGGAGAACAGCAGACCGATGGACCCTTGGCCGATGACCGCGACGTGACGGCCCCGCAGCGCTCCGATCTGCTCGACCGCGTAGAGCACACAGGCCAGTGGTTGCAGGGCCACCGCGTGCTGGGGGCTCAGCGCCGGGTCGTACGGGGCCAACCCGTCGCCGTCGGCCACCACATGCTGCATCAGGCCGTCGAAGCCCGATGCCCAGCCCACGACGGGATCGCCGATGCCGTGGCTGCGATGCCGGCTGGCCACCACCTCGCCGACGACCTCGTGGACCGGGAAGCCGGCCATCTCGGCGGCGCGCTGCCCCGCGTCGCCGGGGATCTTGCCGCGCACGCCGCGAAACGGCGGTAGATCGCTGCCGCACACCCCCGCCGCCCGGAACCTCAGCAGCACCTGACGGTCACCGAGCGACTCCGGGGAGATCTCGGCGATGTCCTGTCGCTCAAAGGTATACGGCGCCACCAATCGGTATGACCACACGTCAGACCTCCACCCGCACCGGCACGCTGTTCCAACCCCATTGGAAGCTCGACGGCGGCCGCGAGGCGGCTTCGGCGATGATGTGCCAGTCGGGCACCCGTCGCAGAAACTCCGTGACCAGGATCGCGATCTCGAGGCGCGCGAGATGCACGCCGAGGCAGAAGTGCTGGCCGCGGCCGAATGCCAGCAGCCGTTCGATCGGCCGGTTCCAGATGAACTCGTCGGGGTCGGGATACTCCCGTTCGTCGCGGTTGGCCGACGCGAGCAGGGTGATGATCCGCTGGCCCGGGTTGATCGTGGTGCCCGCGATGGTGAACGGTTTGCGCACGG comes from Mycolicibacterium pulveris and encodes:
- a CDS encoding zinc-binding dehydrogenase, with protein sequence MWSYRLVAPYTFERQDIAEISPESLGDRQVLLRFRAAGVCGSDLPPFRGVRGKIPGDAGQRAAEMAGFPVHEVVGEVVASRHRSHGIGDPVVGWASGFDGLMQHVVADGDGLAPYDPALSPQHAVALQPLACVLYAVEQIGALRGRHVAVIGQGSIGLLFSYVAKAFGARRVTGIDPVDRDGIGQQFGVDTIVRATSDRWVSHLTPGDRPDVVIEAVGHQVATLGHAIEAAAPGGTVFYFGVPDDDSYPISMRTMLRNNLTLKSGVTLDRRRMLSAADEFARQHPHLLPAYVTHTFGVDEVQEAFELACRPAPERIKIAIVE